The following are encoded in a window of Haliotis asinina isolate JCU_RB_2024 chromosome 14, JCU_Hal_asi_v2, whole genome shotgun sequence genomic DNA:
- the LOC137261463 gene encoding UPAR/Ly6 domain-containing protein crim-like, whose protein sequence is MGTEWLLALLSAILIFREGEGLMCHRCFSAMGGCGDEVVWRMFPWRDCGPSNFCVKVIEKVPGEEPKYIRECEHELMKSTRHRLRMPNLRRHGYCLPARKNDPFNPLSLYDSQITYCFCNEYNGCNSASDIKLKYVPALLCTSLVTLLLSRLC, encoded by the exons ATGGGGACGGAGTGGCTGCTTGCGTTACTTTCGGCAATTCTCATCTTTAGAGAAG GTGAGGGGCTGATGTGCCACCGCTGTTTCAGTGCTATGGGCGGATGTGGAGATGAAGTGGTGTGGAGGATGTTCCCATGGAGGGATTGTGGGCCTTCCAACTTCTGTGTCAAGGTCATTGAGAAAGTGCCAG GGGAAGAACCGAAATATATCCGGGAATGCGAACACGAATTGATGAAGTCAACACGACACAGACTGAGGATGCCCAACTTGCGTCGCCATGGTTACTGTCTCCCAGCACGAAAAAATGACCCTTTCAACCCGCTGAGTCTTTATGACAGCCAGATTACATACTGTTTTTGTAATGAGTACAATGGATGCAATAGCGCCTCTGATATCAAGCTGAAATATGTTCCAGCTCTTCTCTGTACCTCCCTTGTAACACTCCTGTTGTCACGGTTATGCTAA